One Novosphingobium sp. 9U genomic window, TCGCCGGCCCGGCGGGCAGCGGCTCAGGGAACGCGATGCGGGCCGCGCCGTACCGGTCGAGCTGCGACCAGGCACCCGGGATCGTGCGGGAGCCGACTTGCGCCACCACCCGCCCGACGTTGAGGTCGCGCCCGTGGAGGAACACCTCCTTTGCGCTCGCGGCCAGGACGACGGCGATCTCGGCATGGCCGGAGAAGCGGGCTTGCGCAGGATCGACCGTCAGGTCGAGCCGGTACGCAGTCGGTCGCACGGCGTCGCCCAGCCGACCCAGCGGGTGAGGCGGCGGCGGCGCCCTGCGTCCCTGCACCTCGATCGTGGGCGTATCGCCAGCATCATCCGCGGCATGCGCGGGGCAGCCGACGGCGCACAGCACGAACAGCGCTGCGCACCAGGTCGGAAGCCGCCACCCGGACACTCTCAGCGCATCAACCCACCGATGAGGTTGCGCGCGAAGCGGCCGATGCCCGGGATGCCGATCGCCTTTTCCAGCGTGCTGCCGATGGTGCCCGCCGCCGCGCTTGCGGCGCTGGCGCGCGGGCTGGCCCGGCTGGTCTTGCCCTGCAGCTTGCCTGCCAGGATCGAGCCGGCACTGGCGGCGGCGGCTCCGGCGGCGGCGCGCGCGACCTTGCCGCCCAGGCCATCCCACAAGCTGGGGCTCTTGCGCTCCTGCCGCCCAACCGCCTCGGCGCCCTTGTCGGCGACCTCCTGCGCCGTCGCTGCCGCATCGCTAGCCTTGGCCGCAAGCACCTCCTCGGCACTCTCGCGATCGACGCGGGTGTCGTACTTGCCGGAGAATGGGCTGATCGACTGCACGATCGCGCGCTCTTTTGCCGTCACCGGCCCCAGCCGCGAGCGCGGCGGCGCGATCAGGGTGCGTTGGACGATACCGGGTGCGCCTTCCTCGTCGAGCGTCGAGACCAGCGCCTCGCCGGTCTTGAGCTCGGTAATCGCGCGCTCGACATCGAGATCGGGATTGATGCGAAACGTCTCGGCCGCGGCCTTGATCGCCTTCTTGTCGCGCGGAGTGAACGCCCGCAGCGCATGCTGCACGCGGTTGCCCAGCTGCCCGGCGATTTCCTCGGGCACGTCGATCGGGTTCTGGGTGACGAAGTAGACGCCGACGCCTTTGGAGCGGACCAGGCGCACGACCTGCTCGACCTTCTCCTGCAGCGCCTTGGGCGCATCGTCGAACAGGAGGTGCGCCTCGTCGAAGAAGAACACCAGCCGCGGCTTATCGAGGTCGCCCACTTCGGGAAGCGTCTCGAACAGCTCTGCCAGCAGCCACAGCAGGAACGTGGCGTAGAGCTTGGGGCTGCGCATCAGCTTGTCGGCGGCGAGCACGTTGATGACGCCTCGCCCCTGCTCGTCGCAGCGGATGAAGTCGTTGATCTCCAGCGCCGGTTCGCCGAAGAACTGGGCGCCGCCCTGGCTCTCCAGGCTCAGCAGCTGGCGCTGGATCGTGCCGACGCTGGCCTTGGTGACGTTGCCGTACTTGGTGGAAAGCTCGCTCGCATGCTCGGCGGTGTGGACGAGCATGGCCTGCAGGTCTTCCAGGTCGAGCAGCAGCAGGCCCTGGTCGTCGGCGAAGCGGAAGGCGACGTTAAGCACGCCTTCCTGGGTCTCGTTCAGATCCAGCAATCGCGCGAGCAGCAGCGGCCCCATTTCCGAGATCGTGGTGCGGATCGGGTGACCCTGCTCGCCGTAGAGATCCCAGAACACCGCCGGATTGTCGGAGTAGGCATAATCCGTCAGCCTGATCTCCTTGGCCCGTGCTTCCAGGGCGGCGGCGTTCTTGAACGTGGGGCTGCCGGCCATGGCGATGCCGGATAGATCGCCTTTCACGTCGGCCAGGAACACCGGCACGCCCGCAGCGGAGAACTGCTCGGCCACCGTTTGCAACGTCACCGTCTTGCCGGTTCCGGTCGCCCCCGCCACCAGGCCGTGGCGGTTGGCGCGCGAGAGGCGCAGGACCTGGCGCTCACCATTGCTGCCCAGTCCCAGGTAGATCTCAGACATCTGCGCTCCCGATCTTATTGCCGCGACGATAGTGCCCACCGCTCGCTCACGCGAGAGGCATTTTGCCACCGCATGACGGAACCGCTAGGGCGCTGTCGTGCCGCCGCCCACCACCTCTCCCATGCCAGCCGGATCGCCGTTCGTGCTGCTCGACGATGCGCGTGCAGACGGTGCGAAGGCGGCGCGGCTCTATCGCGATCCGCACGAGCTGGTGATTGCCCGCCGTGCCGATGAAGCGCTGCCCGCGCTCGACCGGCTGCGGCGGCTTTCGCGCGACGGAGCCTACCTTGCCGGCTCCATCGCCTACGAGGCAGGCCTGGCACTCGAACCACGCCTGGCGCCTCTGCTGCAAGGGCGCGTCGGTGATGCGCCGCTCGTCTGGTTCGGCGCCTTTGCCGGATATGAGACGATCGCACCCAGCGCGGTGCCGGCATGGCTCGCTGCCGAGGCTAAGCCGGCGGCGCCACCCGCGATCGGCCCGCTCGAACCGCAGCTTTCGCAAGGTGCTTACGCGCAGGCCTTCGCCACTGTGCGCGAGGCGATCGCTGCCGGGGACATCTACCAGGCCAACCTCACCTTTCCGCTCGCGGGACCGTGGCAAGGCGATGCGCTTGCCCTCTACGCCGCGCTCCGGCCCGGCGCCGCGGCGGGACACGGCGGCGTGGTGCACGACGGGAGCGGCTGGCTGCTCAGCTTCTCGCCCGAGCTATTCTTCGCGCTGCAAGCGGGCGAGGTTACCGTACGGCCGATGAAGGGCACGCGACCGCGCGGCCGCGAGTTGGCCGAGGACGCCAGGCTGCGCGATGACCTCGCCGCATCGGCCAAGGACCGAGCCGAGAACCTGATGATCGTCGACCTGATGCGCAACGACCTGTCGCGCATCGCCGAGCCGGGTAGCGTGTGCGTGGAGGCGCCGTTCGCTGTGGAGACTTATCCCACCGTCCACCAGATGGTCTCGACCGTGCGCGCGCGGCTGACGGCCGGCCGCGATGCCGTCGACGTGCTGCGCGCCCTGTTTCCCTGCGGTTCGGTGACCGGCGCGCCCAAGATCCGCGCGATGGAGTGGATCGCCCGGGTCGAGCGCGATCCGCGCCAGGCGTACTGCGGCAGCATCGGCCGGATCGATCCCTCTGGCGATGCCGCGTTCAATGTGGCAATCCGCACCCTTCGCCTGGAACCGGGCAAGTCAGGCCAGGGCGGCCGGGCGGTTCTGGGCGTCGGCTCCGCGATCGTCGCGGATTCGCAAGCACTTCCCGAATGGCGGGAATGCCTGGTCAAAGGGGGGTTCGTGCGACAATCGGGACATGTCCCCCAAGGCGGAAGTGCTGCAGGCGCCGCCCGCTTCGACCTGATCGAGACGATGCGCTTCACGCCCGAGGACGGCATTCCCCTGCTCGAGCTGCACCTGGAGCGGCTGCGGACCAGCGCCGACGCCCTCGGCTTCGCGTTCGACAGGCATGCGTTACGTAATGCCATCCAGGCGCTGTGCTTCGATGCCGAGCGACCCGCGAAACTGCGGCTGGTTGCCGCACGCAGCGGCGCCTATAGCCTGGAACTGGCCGACCTGCCCGACACCTTGCCGGTGCCGATGACCTGCGCCGTGCTCCCGCTTCCGGTGGACGAAAGCGACTGGCGCCTGCGCCACAAGAGCACCGATCGCAGCTTCTACGAAGGCGGCCTGGCGGTCGCGCGCGGCGCCGGCGCGCACGAAGCGCTGTTCCTGCGCGACGATGGCCTGGTCACCGAGGGCACCTTCACCAACATCTTCGTCGAGCGCGACGGCGTGCTGCTGACGCCGCCCGCTTCGCTCGGACTGCTGCCAGGCGTGCTGCGCCGCTCGCTGCTCGACGCCGGACGCGCGCGCGACGCCGAATTGACGCTTGACGAGCTCGCCGACGGTTTCCTGGTCGGCAATGCCTTGCGCGGCCTCATGCCCGCGCGGCTGCTCACCTGATGCATACCTCCACCGCCCTCGCGCGCATCGCGCCTTCGCAGACCACCGCCATGAGCGACCGGGCCGCGCGCCTGCGCGAGCAAGGCGTGGACATCATCTCGCTCTCGGTCGGCGAACCCGACTTCGCGACGCCGCCGCACGTGATCGCCGCAGCCAAGGCCGCGCTCGACGCCGGCGAGACGCGTTACACACCCGTCGGCGGCACCACCCGGCTCAAGCAAGCCGCCGCCCTGCACTTCGCGCGCGACCTGGGTCTTGAAGTCCCGACCAGCCAGGTCACGGTCAGCGCCGGGGGCAAGCAGGCGATCTTCCACGCCCTGCTCGCCACCGTCAGCGAGGGCGACGAAGTGATCGTACCGGCACCCTGGTGGGTCAGCTATCCCGAGATCGTACGCTTTGCCGGCGGCAGCGTCGTCCCGCTGATCACTTCGGCGGCGCACGACTACCTGTTCGATGGCGCCGACCTAGAAGCACAGATCGGTCCACGCACCCGCTGGCTGCTGCTCAACAGCCCCGGCAACCCGACCGGGGCCTGGTACCCGCCCGAAATGCTGCGCAGCATTGGCGCCGTGCTGCGCCGTCATCCGCAGGTCTTGGTACTATCCGACGACATCTACGCACCGCTCAACTACACCGGCAAGAGCCACGTCACGCTCGCCACCGAGTGCCCCGACCTGACCGATCGGGTGCTGACCGTCTCAGGCGTGTCCAAGAGTCACGCGATGACAGGCTTCCGCATCGGCGTCGCCGCAGGGCCAGAGTGGCTGATCCGCGCGATGGAGACGCTGCAGTCGCATTCCTCCGGCAATCCCTCGTCGATCAGCCAGGCCGCCGCAGTCGCCGCGTTCGAGGGCCAGCAGGAGTTCCTGGCTGAGTGGCGCGACCGCTTCCGCACCCGCCGTAACATGGTGGTCGACGCGATCAACGCCATCCCCGGCCTGTCCACGCCGGTGCCGCAGGGCGCGTTCTACTGCATGGTCGATGCTGCACCCTTGATGGCCCGCTTCGGCGACGATGCTGCACTCGTGCTGCACTTGCTGGACCATGGCGTTGCGGTGGTCCCGGCTTCCGCGTTCGGTGGCCAGCACGGCTTCCGCATCAGCTTTGCCGCCGACGAGGCGAAGCTCGCCGAAGCCGTGCGCCGCATTGCAAAGGCCGTCGCATGAGCCCGTTCCCGATCCTGTTCGAAGACGGCGAAGCCCTCGTCATCGACAAGCCCGCCGGCCTGCCGCTCGACACACCGCGCGCCGGCGGGCGCAGCCTGGAGGACGATCTTGGCAATCTGCGCCTGAACTTCCAGCGCGATCCCGCTCCGGTCCACCGCCTCGATCGCGACACATCAGGTTGCCTGCTGCTTGCCCGCAATCCCAAGGCGCTGAAGCGCTTCGCCGCCGCGTTCGAGGCGCGTACCGTGGAGAAGGTCTACCTCGGCGTGGTCGACGGCAGCGTCGAAGGCGATGAGGGCACGATCGATCTCGCGCTATCGAAAGTCAGCACCGCCAAGGACGGCTGGCGCATGATCCCGGCGCGAAAGGGCAAGCCGGCGATTACACGCTGGCGCAAGCTGGCCGAGCATGACGGCCGCACCCTGGTGGAGTTCCGCCCCCAGACCGGCCGCACCCACCAGATCCGCGTCCATGCCGCCAGCGGTCTCGGCGCGCCGCTGCTCGGCGATCCGGTGTACGGGACCGGCAATGCTGCACGCACCATGCTGCACGCTGCCGCGCTGACGGTGCCGCGCGATGGCAAGCCGTCGGTGACCGCCATCGCGCCATTTCCCGCCGACTTTGCTGCGCTCGGCTTTGCAGCGCCGGGCGTCACAGCGCCAGACTCTGCATCGCTAGACTCCGCACCGCCGCCGGGCGACGATGCCTGACGATCTGATCGACCGAGCCCAGGCACTGGCGAGCGAAAGCTTCATCGCCGCCTCCGGCCCGGGCGGGCAGAACGTCAACAAGGTGGCGACAGCGGTTCAGCTGCGCCTCGACGTCTATGCGCTGCGGCTCTCGCCTCCGGTGTTCGCGCGGCTGAAGGAACTGGCCGGCAGCCGCATGACCAGCCGTGGCGAACTGGTCATTGCCGCCCGCCGCTTTCGCACCCAGGAAGCCAACCGCGCCGACACCCGCGAACGACTAGCCGAACTGCTTACCGAGGCACAGAAACTGCCCACCCAGCGCGCGAAGAGCCGCCTCAACCGCGTCGGCAAGGAGCAGCGGATCAAAGGCAAGAAGCTGCGCGGCTCGGTCAAGGCCGGCCGCGGCAAAGTCAGCTTCGACTGAACACACGCGTTGACGCGCAGCCTTCGCCCATGGCACTAGGCCCACCGACGCGGGTGTAGCTCAATGGTAGAGCAGCAGCTTCCCAAGCTGAATACGAGGGTTCGATTCCCTTCACCCGCTCCAGTTCCGGCAGCACGCATACGCAACCCTGAGGTGACCTGCATGAAGCTATGCTATGGTGTCCTGCCGCTGATTGGAATGGCTGCCTCTTCGGCGCTGGCGCAGAGCACGTCGCAGTGGGATTCGACTGCGGCGATCACGCGTGCGGCGAGCGAGTGCAACATACCCTCGACTTATGTGTCGGCAGAGCTCGGAGCGGATGGCGTCGTGCGCGTCCAGGTATCGCCCAGCATCACCGCCTACCAGGCAGACTGCGCCGTCAACGTGATCAAAGGCTTCGGGGTGCGCGTCCGGCGCTGAGCACCATCGCGCCGGCTCTCACCAGATCTGCATCTCGGCATCCTCTGCGGAGATGCGGCCGTGTTCGCTCATCACGTCCTTGCTGATGTGCGAGACGTATCCGCCGAGGTCCGGGTCGTAGGTCAGGTCCTGCCAGGGCACGAGCAGGAAGCGCGTGGCGCCGAGGCCAAACAGGCCGCTGTCGGAGACGATCACGTGCGCGACCTGGCCGGTGCGCTTGTTGACCATGAAGTTGTGCACGTGGCCGACCTTGTGGCGGTCTTGCCCGTAGACGGCGGTACCTTCGACACGGTTAGAGGCGATCAGGTCGTGGTTGCCGACGGTTTCGATCGGGGCATCGGGTTCGGTGGTGTCGACTTCGCGTTCGGGCATGTCCAAGGCTCCTTCGGAGGAATTGCTCCTTTGCCGCCCGTAACGCGTGTGCCGGCGTTCAGTTCGCTCCTTCGCGGATCATCTTGAAGCCGTACAGCAGATGGTCGAGCTGTCCGTCGGGTACCGGCGGGAAGGCCAGGCTGTCACCATCGGTGCGGATCAGGTCGATCTGCTCGGCGACATCCTCCAGCGACCACTCGGGCTGGTAGACACCGGCGTTCTCGGCGATCCAGGCGCGCGCAACCCGGCCACCCATGGCGACGTACATTTCGCCGCTGGCGGTGCAGTCCTCGTGGCAGAGATACCCGACCATCGGCGCCACTTGCTCGGGCTCCATCGGCGGGAACTTGCTGGTGTCGATCCCCTCCGACATGCGGGTGACAGCAGCCGGCACGATCAGGTTGGACTTTACGTTATGGTTCTGGCCTTCGATCGCGGCGGTGTTCGACAGGCCCATGAAGCCGGCCTTGCAGATCGAGTAGGTGACGTTGTCCGACTTGCCGTAGAGCCCATTGATCGAGCTGGTCAGGACGATGCGGCCATAGCCTTGCGCCATCATCAGCGGAAATGCCTCGCGCACGACGTGGTATGCGCCCTTGAGGTGCACGTCGAGCACGGCGGTGAAGTCCTCGTACGCAAGCTCGGACAGCGATCCGCGGCGCACGTTGCCGGCCGAATGGATCAGGATGTCGACGCGGCCAAACGCATCGAGCGCGGACTGGATGATCGCCTTGCCGCCCTCGGGCGTCGCCACGCTATCAGTGTTGGCGATCGCCTCGCCGCCATTCGCGCGGATCTCGGCTGCGAGCGCTTCGGCCGGACCTTCCTCGGTGAGGTCACCCGCCATTGACACGCCGGGATCGTTGATCACCACCTTGCAGCCGCGGCTCGCGAGCAGCAGCGCGTGCGCCCGGCCGAGCCCGCGGCCGCCGCCGGTGATGACCGCGACGCGGTTGTCGAAGCGCAAGTCAGCCATGGTTCTCTCCCCATTCGTTCCGACCCGTCTTAGCGCGGCGTCGGCCTCAGGCAACGACCCCGGCGGCCTTCAGCGCGGCGATCCGCTCGGGCGATAAGTCGAGCACGTCGGCCAGGATCGCCTCGGTATGCTGGCCGAGCACGGGTGGCGCTTCGGGAACGGGCTGCTCGGCACCGGTGAAGCGGATCGAGCGGTTGACGATCGGGATCGTGCCCAAGGTCGCGTGCTCGGTCTCGACCACCATCTGGCGGGCCACGGCCTGGGGCTGGTTCAGCGCCTCGGTGACACCGAGGATCGGAGCATGCGGTACTTCGTGCTCGGTAAAGATCGCGACGAGTTCCTCGACCGTGCGCTCTTGCGTGAAGGCCGAAACGATAGCGTTGACCTCCTCGCGCGCGTCGCGGCGCTTCTCCAGGGTGTCGTAGCGAGCGTCGTCAGTCAGGTCCGGGCAGTCGATCGAGCGGCAGACGCGGCTCCAGAAGCCCGGCGTCAGGCAGGCGATGACGATCGAGCCGTCCTTGGCCGGGAAGATCCCGTAAGGCACCAGGTTCGGGTGCTGCGATCCGACCCGCTGGGGGTCCTGGCCGGTGAAGAAGGCGAGCTGCGCGATGTAGCCGAGCATGCCCGTCAGGCCGTCCATCAGGCTGACGTCGATGTGGCGGCCGACGCCGGTCCGCTCCCGCTCGTAGAGCGCGGAGAGGATGCCGATCGGGCCGTTGATCCCGCCGACCAGGTCGCCAAGCGGTATGCCCAGCTTGGTCGGCAAGCCATCACGCTCGCCGTTCATCGACAGCGTGCCGGACATCGCCTGCAGCACGATGTCGAAGCTGGGCCGATCCTTCAGCGGCCCGGTCTGACCGTAGCCGGAGATCGAGCAGTAAATCAGCCGCGGGTTGATCGCCTTCAGCGCCTCGTAGCCCAGTCCCAGCCGCTCCATCACCCCCGGGCGATAGTTCTCGACCAAGACGTCGCACTTGGCGGCGAGATCCTTGACCAGCGTCAGGCCTTCAGGGCTTTTCAGGTCCACGACGATCGACTTCTTGCCGCGGTTGATCGCCAGATAGTAGTGGCTCTCGCCATCGCGGGTCGGCGGGAAGGTGCGGGTCTCATCGCCGGTGCCGGGTGGTTCGATCTTGAACACCTCGGCGCCGAGATCGGCAAGCGCCAGGCTTGCCGCTGGGCCGGCCAGCACACGCGTGAAGTCGATCACGCGCACGCCGGCGAGAGGGCCCATCCATTCGCTCATCAGTTCAGGTTCTCACGGAAGAAGGCGACGATCGCGTCATAGGCGTCGCGGGCTTCGGGCAGTGCCAGGTTGTAGTAGTAGCAATGTCCCATGCTCTCGCCCACGATCAGGGTCGAGCGCACGCCCGCTTTGATCAGCTGCGAGTTGGTGTAGATGGCCGGGCTGAGGTCGATCGAGCGAGTGCCGGTGATGATCAGCGTCGGCGGGAACCGGGCCAGCACGTCGAGGTGGTAGGCCGGCCAGGCGCTCGGGTCATCGGCGTCGATGCCGTTGAAATAGCCCTTGGTGATGTCTGGCGGAGCGCTGCCATCGGCAGGCGGCGGCGGGAACGCGCCGTCGATGTAACCGGTGACGTAAGCGGACTCGCCCGCTTCGAACGGCACGCCGCCAGCGCCGAACACGCCGATGGCGCCCGCCTGGGGCAAGCCGTGCGCGGCGAGCCATGCAGCGGTCTGCGCGGTTAGAACGCCCCCCGCCGAGCCGCCATAGATACCGATCCGGCCCGGCGCATAGTCCTGCAACAGCCCGGCATATACCGCCGCCACGTCCTCGATCGCAGCCGGGTGGCGGTGCTCGGGCGCCATGCGGTAGTCGACGCTGACCACGCGCATACCGGCGAGCACGGCCATTGGGATCGTCTCGACCAGCGCCACACCGTCCCAACCCACGGTGAAGGCGCCGCCGTGCAGGTTGATCAGCACGCGATCCGGATCATGGCCGCCATCCGACGGGGTGACGTCGAGCACCGGCACGCCGCCGATGGTCTTCGCTTCGATCTCGACGGCGAAGGTCTCGCGCAGCTTGGCGATTGATGGCGCCATGTAGGCGTTGATCTGCTGGCGGCGCAGCGGCGCAGCATCAATGCCCGTCGTGTCGACCGGCGGCACAGTGGCACGGAGGCGCTGAGCCGCCGCCGCTTCCTCACTGACGAGACGCGAGATCGGCAGCGTAAATGCGGGCACGCGCACATCGCCATTCGCTTCGAACTGCGGCGTGACGGTCTGATCCTGATCCATGTCCTCTTCCCTTTCGCGCTTCGACCGGTCTGTTGAACGACAAGGCCCGAACCTCGCGAAAGGTCCGGGCCGAAGTCGTCATGCCGGTTTGGAAGCGAGCATGTGGGCGGCGATCAGCCCTTGCTCGGCAGTTCGGCGACGGCGGTGCCGAAGGCCGAGAGCTCGTTGCGGTGGGTGGTCGCCTTCTGCTCGATCTCGACGTACTTCTTGCCGTTCTCCTCGAACTTGCGGATCACCTCGCCGGTGATGACGATGGCGTCGCCGTCGGGATTGTGGCGGCGGATCTGGCAGCTCGACTTGTGGAGGAAGCCGTCGTCGCCGATCCAGTCGGTGATGTGGTGCGTCAGCCACGAGGTGCGCTCTGGGCCGTAGTCGTAGGCGCCCGGCGCGCCGACCTCGAGGGCGAAGTCCTCGTCCCAGTGCACGCGCTCGGGGCAGTCCGGCACGTTGAAGCGGTTGCGGATGCCCAGGCCCGGGTGCGCCTTCTGCATCTTGTACGCCAGGCGGTTGGCGCGGATGTAGAGGCCGCCCCAGCCTTGCGCGTAGGCGATGAAGCCGGTGACGGTCATCGGCCCCTTCATCATCGGCGGCAGCTTGTCGCCGACGTTCACGTCCTCGAAATAGCGCGGCACCGCGCCACGGATCTCTTCGCGGTCGTAAATGTCGTAGAACTCGTCGAGCTGTTCCTGGGTGAAGGGCTCCACGCGGCCGCGGGCTTCGGTGTACTTGGTGCCACGCTCGCGCGCTTCGTCGCGGTCGGTGCGGAACACCCACGAGTCGGCGCCCGCCAGGTGGTCGCCGTTCTGATTGTAGAAGTCGACGTGGTAGATCTGCTGGAACGAGCGCCCGGCGAACTTAGTCTGGTGCTCGACGAGGTCCTTCAGGTAGGCCTCGGTCCGGATCGTGTCGTTGCGCAGGACCGGCTGGTGCCAGGTCCAGTCGGCGCCGGCCCACATGGCGTGCACGCCGGCAAGGCCGCCGCAGTAGCCCGAGACGATGCGGCTAGTGCTGAACAGGAACGACGGCAGCGCGACGATGGTGCCGTACTTGGTGTTCTTGGCGTACTCGGGGTCGCACCACAGCGGGTTATCGTCGCCGATGCCGTGCGCGTAGTGGCGGATCGCGTCGCGGCTCGCCTCGTAGTTCCAGGGCTCGACCGTGTTCTCGATCTTGACGCCCATGCGGGCGCGCAGATCGTCGAGGCCTTGCTCGGTGATCTTGGGAAACTTGTTCTTGGGGGCGTCTGCTTCTGCCATCTTGCTCTTCCTAGGTAAGATTGGGTGTGAGGGGATCAGGCGACTGCGGCTTGTGCAGCCTTCGCCGCCTCGCGATCGCGCAGCATTTTGCGGTGAACCTTGCCGGCGGGGTTCTTGGGTAGCTCGTCGACGAACTCGACGATGCGCGGGAATTCGTGCTGCGCCAGGCGCTCGCGAGTGAAGTCCTGCAATTCCTTGACCAGTGCGTTGGTGCCTTCGCAGTTGGCGACCACGAAGGCCTTCACCACTTGGCCGCGCTGCTCGTCGGGCACGCCGATCACCCCGCATTCCATCACGTTGTCGTGGCGCAGCATGGTGTTCTCGATCTCGACCGCGGACATCGTCCACCCGGCCGAGATGATCACGTCGTCGGCGCGGCCGCAGTGGTAGAAGTAACCGTCCGCGTCGGTCCTGGCGCGGTCCTTGGTGGTCATCCACCCGCCGCCTCGCCAGAGCATCAATTCGCCGATTTCACCGGGTTCGGTTTGCGACCCGTCGGGCCGGTGAACTTCGAGCTTCTGGCCGGGAACGGCCTTGCCGAGCGAGCCGGGCTTCACTTCGAAGTCCTCGGCACCCGGGTAATTGACCAGCACCACGCCGATCTCGGTGGTGCCGTACATCGAGCAGGCCGGCACCTTGAAGGTCTCGTCGATCCACTCCAGCGTCGCCGGGTCGATCGGCTCGCCGGTGAACGACAGCTTCCGGAAGTGGAACTGGAAGTCGCCCCCTTTCCCGCTGTTCTTCATCATACGGTAGTGGGTGGCGGCCGCGCTCATGTTGGTGATGCCGAAGTCGTCCAGCGCCTTCATCAGCCGCACCGGATCGAAGCGGCCGGCGAAAGTGCCGGTGGTCACACCCATTGCCAACGGCGCCAGCGTGCCGTGCCACAAGCCGTGTCCCCAGGCAGGTGAGGATGGGCAGAAGAACTCGTCACCCGGGCGGATACCGGTGCCGTAAAGCGCCGCGAACATCAGCGTCACCAGCGTGCGATGCGAATGCTTCACCGCCTCGGGCAGCTCGCGCGTGGTGCCGCTGGTGTACTGGAACACGGCCATGTCGTTTGCCCTGGTCTTGGGCGTATAAGTGGTCGGCAGGTCCGAGAGCGAGGCGAGGAAGGCATCGTCCGCAACGATCACGCGCGGGCCGTCCATGCTGCGGGCCAACTCGGCCTTCTCAGCATTGGTGATCAGGATCGAAGGGTTGCAGTCACCCACCCGCAGCCGCAGCGCGTCAGGCCCGAACAGCGTGAACAGCGGCACCGAGATCGCGCCGGTCTGCATCGCGCCGAACAGGCAGACGTAGAAGGGTAGCGAAGGCTCGAGCATGAAAGCGATCCGCTCGCCGGGCTGCACGCCTTCCTTGTCGAGCCAGTGCGCAAACTGCGCGGCACCGGCCGCGATCTGGTCGAAGCTGAGGATCGCGTCGGAACCGTCGGCGTTGGCAAGCCGCACCGCCGGCCGACCCGAGCCATCGGCATGCCGCGTGATGCATTCATGCGCGATGTTCAGGTGTTCGCGATCGCCATCGAACAGCTCCCACAGCGCCGCCGAATTCGCGTGCGCCTGAGCGTCGGCATAGCTGCTGTAGTCGGTCAGCCTGGTCATCGAACAATCCCGTCGCACCTGGAGTCGGCACGTTGTTTTCACCGTTGACAGGTTCATGGCACATCGTAGTTGCTATTGTAAATATCGAATGCTATTCAATATATCGAATGAACCCCCTCGCTCCTCCTGCGGACGCTAAGTCCAAAGCACCGGCGATCGCGCGCGCGGCCGCGATCCTGCGCCTGTTGGGAAAGCGCGGTGCGCCGATGGGCGTGCAGGCGATCGCCCGCGAGTTGGGGCTGGTGCCGAGCACGTGCCTTTACGTGCTGCGCGCCCTCGCTGAGGAAGAGCTGGTTGCCTTCGATCCGGACACCAAGCGCTACGCGCTCGATGCCGGCGTCCTCACCTTGGCGC contains:
- a CDS encoding helicase HerA-like domain-containing protein — encoded protein: MSEIYLGLGSNGERQVLRLSRANRHGLVAGATGTGKTVTLQTVAEQFSAAGVPVFLADVKGDLSGIAMAGSPTFKNAAALEARAKEIRLTDYAYSDNPAVFWDLYGEQGHPIRTTISEMGPLLLARLLDLNETQEGVLNVAFRFADDQGLLLLDLEDLQAMLVHTAEHASELSTKYGNVTKASVGTIQRQLLSLESQGGAQFFGEPALEINDFIRCDEQGRGVINVLAADKLMRSPKLYATFLLWLLAELFETLPEVGDLDKPRLVFFFDEAHLLFDDAPKALQEKVEQVVRLVRSKGVGVYFVTQNPIDVPEEIAGQLGNRVQHALRAFTPRDKKAIKAAAETFRINPDLDVERAITELKTGEALVSTLDEEGAPGIVQRTLIAPPRSRLGPVTAKERAIVQSISPFSGKYDTRVDRESAEEVLAAKASDAAATAQEVADKGAEAVGRQERKSPSLWDGLGGKVARAAAGAAAASAGSILAGKLQGKTSRASPRASAASAAAGTIGSTLEKAIGIPGIGRFARNLIGGLMR
- the pabB gene encoding aminodeoxychorismate synthase component I yields the protein MPAGSPFVLLDDARADGAKAARLYRDPHELVIARRADEALPALDRLRRLSRDGAYLAGSIAYEAGLALEPRLAPLLQGRVGDAPLVWFGAFAGYETIAPSAVPAWLAAEAKPAAPPAIGPLEPQLSQGAYAQAFATVREAIAAGDIYQANLTFPLAGPWQGDALALYAALRPGAAAGHGGVVHDGSGWLLSFSPELFFALQAGEVTVRPMKGTRPRGRELAEDARLRDDLAASAKDRAENLMIVDLMRNDLSRIAEPGSVCVEAPFAVETYPTVHQMVSTVRARLTAGRDAVDVLRALFPCGSVTGAPKIRAMEWIARVERDPRQAYCGSIGRIDPSGDAAFNVAIRTLRLEPGKSGQGGRAVLGVGSAIVADSQALPEWRECLVKGGFVRQSGHVPQGGSAAGAARFDLIETMRFTPEDGIPLLELHLERLRTSADALGFAFDRHALRNAIQALCFDAERPAKLRLVAARSGAYSLELADLPDTLPVPMTCAVLPLPVDESDWRLRHKSTDRSFYEGGLAVARGAGAHEALFLRDDGLVTEGTFTNIFVERDGVLLTPPASLGLLPGVLRRSLLDAGRARDAELTLDELADGFLVGNALRGLMPARLLT
- a CDS encoding pyridoxal phosphate-dependent aminotransferase, producing the protein MHTSTALARIAPSQTTAMSDRAARLREQGVDIISLSVGEPDFATPPHVIAAAKAALDAGETRYTPVGGTTRLKQAAALHFARDLGLEVPTSQVTVSAGGKQAIFHALLATVSEGDEVIVPAPWWVSYPEIVRFAGGSVVPLITSAAHDYLFDGADLEAQIGPRTRWLLLNSPGNPTGAWYPPEMLRSIGAVLRRHPQVLVLSDDIYAPLNYTGKSHVTLATECPDLTDRVLTVSGVSKSHAMTGFRIGVAAGPEWLIRAMETLQSHSSGNPSSISQAAAVAAFEGQQEFLAEWRDRFRTRRNMVVDAINAIPGLSTPVPQGAFYCMVDAAPLMARFGDDAALVLHLLDHGVAVVPASAFGGQHGFRISFAADEAKLAEAVRRIAKAVA
- a CDS encoding RluA family pseudouridine synthase, with the protein product MSPFPILFEDGEALVIDKPAGLPLDTPRAGGRSLEDDLGNLRLNFQRDPAPVHRLDRDTSGCLLLARNPKALKRFAAAFEARTVEKVYLGVVDGSVEGDEGTIDLALSKVSTAKDGWRMIPARKGKPAITRWRKLAEHDGRTLVEFRPQTGRTHQIRVHAASGLGAPLLGDPVYGTGNAARTMLHAAALTVPRDGKPSVTAIAPFPADFAALGFAAPGVTAPDSASLDSAPPPGDDA
- the arfB gene encoding alternative ribosome rescue aminoacyl-tRNA hydrolase ArfB; its protein translation is MPDDLIDRAQALASESFIAASGPGGQNVNKVATAVQLRLDVYALRLSPPVFARLKELAGSRMTSRGELVIAARRFRTQEANRADTRERLAELLTEAQKLPTQRAKSRLNRVGKEQRIKGKKLRGSVKAGRGKVSFD
- a CDS encoding PRC-barrel domain-containing protein; amino-acid sequence: MPEREVDTTEPDAPIETVGNHDLIASNRVEGTAVYGQDRHKVGHVHNFMVNKRTGQVAHVIVSDSGLFGLGATRFLLVPWQDLTYDPDLGGYVSHISKDVMSEHGRISAEDAEMQIW